GCTGCCATTGATCACGGAAATCAATGAGCTCTTGCCGGCACCGCTAGGCCCGAGAAGGGCCACGCGCTCACCGCGATGGATGCGCAACGACAGGCTGATCAGCCGGTCTCTCTGAGAGCCGGCCAACCGCACCTGTTCAAGCTGGAGCAGGGAGCTCAACGAATCTTGCCGAGTTGGCGACCTACCGTCTCGATCGGCTTGTACTGGCTGGCATCGGCGGGAATGAAACGCTTAGCAGCGAACAGCTCGAGGATCGTGGCCTGGCGAGGGGTGGATGGCTGAATGGCCAGAATCGCCTTCTGCAGACGGGTTGTGAACCCCGAACCAAAGCGCTGATCAAGATCAGGGCGCGCCACCCAGTGGTAATCCACATACTCGGGAGTTCGCCAGATCACGCTGACCTTGTCGGTGTTCACCCGCCCCTGCTTCAGCGCGGACGTCCAGACCTGCTCATTCAAGGCACCTGCCTGGTAAGCCCCGCTTTGCACCAACGCGATGGTGGCGTCATGACTGCCGCTGAAGCCCGCCCGGCCCCCGCTGAACTGACTGGGAGTGACCCCTGCCTTCGCCAGAAAATGCTGGGGCATCAAGCGTCCGGACGTTGAGCTCTCCGAGCCAAAGGTGAAGCGCTTCCCCCGCAAACTGGCGAGACCGTTGATGGACTGGATCGGTTGAAGACCAGCTGATGAATTGGCGATGAACACACTGCGAAAGCGGGCATCGATATCCCGCTGCGCCAAAACCTTGGCCCCAGGGGTCTGCAGCCGCGCCTGAACTCCGGTCAAACCACCGAACCAAACCAAATCAAGGCCTCCGGTCCGAAAGGCACTCACTGCGGCGGGATAATTGCTCACCGGCACGTAGCGAACGGTCACCTTCAGACGGTCGCTCAGCTCATCGGCGAGCTGGCCGTAGAGACGATTCAAGCGCTCGGGGTTCTGATCGGGAATGGCACCGACGCGAAGCGCTGGTTTAGCGATGGACGGAAGGACCGCCACCCACTGGCAAAAGGACAAAGCCAGGAGAGCGGCGGCCCCTCGTTCTCGGATGGACATGAACGAGATTCTGGTGAACGATGCTTCAGCGACTGCGAAAAGGGCGTCAATTCACAGCAAGCAGACGGGCCAATCGGGCCAGACCATCTGTAATCGTCTCACGCGACACCGCACAGGACACCCGTACACAGCGGTCATCACCGAAGGCGGCCCCGGGGACAATCGCCAATCCCTCTTGCTCAAGTGCTCTGTGACAGAAGCTCATGGAGTCGCCGCAAGCGTCTGGCAACTGAGGGAACGCATAAAACGCTCCCTGGGGCGGCACCAAGGTGATACCACTCATCGCCTGCAGGCCTGACACGAGAAAGGATCGGCGGCGGTTGTAGCTTTCAGCCATCGTCTGCAAGCAGTCCCGCGGGCCCGTCAGAGCAGCAACAGCCCCCTGCTGGGCAAAACTGCAGACATTGCTGGTGCTCTGGCTCTGGAGTGCCGATGCAGCTTTGATCACGGATTCGGGGCCGCTGAGATACCCCAGGCGCCAACCGGTCATCGCCCACCCTTTGGCAAAGCCATTCACCATGAAGCAGCGATCCTGAAGATCGGGAGCAAGAGAGGCAAAGCTGCGGTGCGTCACGCCGTCGTCGAGGAGATTTTCGTAGATCTCATCGCTCATCACCACGAGTCGAGGGTGACGACGCACGAGCTCAGCGATGGATAGCAGCTCGTCGCGACTGAGGACCCGACCTGTTGGATTACCGGGGGAGTTGATAACAAGCACCCGGGAGGCCGGTGTGATGGCGGCCTCAAGAGCATTCAGATCAAGGCGAAAACCATCCGCAGCAGACGATGGAACAGCAACCGGACTGGCACCGGCGAGGCGCGCCATTTCCGGATAGCTGAGCCAGTAGGGCGCGGGAATCAACACCTCGTCGCCGGGATTCAGAAGAACCTGAAAAAGGTTGTAAATCGCCTGCTTCCCGCCATTGGTGACCAGAACCTGAGCTGGTGTGGTGGGAATTCCGTTGCCGTCACTGATCTTGGCCGCAATCAATTCGCGCAGATGGGGATCACCAGAAGCGGGGCCGTAGCGGGTGATTCCGTTTCTCAAGGCTTTGATGGAAGCCTCAACGATGAAGTCGGGAGTATCGAAATCCGGCTCGCCTGCGCTGAGGCTGCAAATGTCGCGCCCCTCCTGTTGCAGGGCCTTGGCCCGCGCGTTGATCTCCAGCGTGAGCGATGGATGCAGGGCTTCGGCCCGGCTGGACAAAGAGAGCGGGCGTGACATCGGCGCGGCACCCCTCCAGTGGATGCGCAGGTACGAGAGTTCTCATCCTGCCTGATGTTGTGTCACAGACAACCAAGCACGGATGCGGAAAGCTCTCATCCGAGGAAGGAACATTGGGAAATGCAAGACCCAAAGCCCACCCTCAGCTGGGTCCTGGCCGCCCGGGACCCTCAACGACTGGCAGCGTTTTATGCCGGTCTGCTTCAGACCGAAGCCCGCAAGGGACTGGCGGAACACCATTGGATCGTTCCCTTACCGGAAGGGGGGTCGCTGCAGATCTACACGCCGTCACGACGGCGCCCATGGCCTGCCTCAGGCGCCGTTCTGGCACCTTGCCTTCAGCGGGTGACAAGCAACAACAGCCTGGAGGACCTTCGGTCTTGGCGAGATGGAGTCATCGCCCTGGGCGGATCCAGCACGGAAGAACCCCGCCAGGAATCTTTCGGCGCAGAATGCTGGCTGAAAGATCCCGAGGGTCAACGCTTTTTGCTGTTGGTCATCCAAGCAAAGGAGGCTCCAGAGGAGGCGATGTGAAGGGTTTCGACACGCTTCAAAACCGATGTGAAGCTTGCCAGCGCTGTGATCTCGCTCATCACAGGCAGACGGTTGTGGTGGGAAGAGGGAACCCACGATCCGATCTGATGCTGATCGGCGAAGCTCCTGGAGCCGATGAAGACAACCTGGGGCTTCCGTTCGTCGGCCGTTCTGGCCGGCTCCTCAGTGAACTTCTGAAGGAAGCGGATCTGGATGAGGACAAAGACCTCTACATCTGCAACGTGATCAAGTGCAGACCTCCTCAAAACCGAAAGCCCACGCTTGAGGAGATCAGGCAATGCAGACCCTGGCTCGAGGAACAACTCGAGCTCGTGAACCCTTCCTTAGTGCTGATGGCTGGAGCAACGGCTCTAAAGGCGCTGCTAGGGATCAAAAGCGGGATCAGCAAGCTGAGAGGTCAGTGGCACGAGCAGGAGGGAAGGGCCTTCATGCCGGTGTTTCATCCCTCCTATCTCTTGCGGTTTCGATCGCGGGAAGCCGGTTCCCCTCAGGCACTCACCCTCCAGGATTTGCAGGAAGCGAAACGCAGGCTTAGCGCACAGGGGGGATAGGTATGCCATGGTTTGGCCAAGGTCCCTGAACGATCCATGACCGGCACCCTGGCCACCGCTTCTCAGACCGGCAATGCCACCGCGCGGAGTCAGCGGTACGACACGGTGATTCACCGGCGTCGGACCCGCACCGTCATGGTGGGCGACGTGCCGATCGGCAGTGAGCACCCGGTCGCCGTTCAGTCGATGATCAATGAAGACACCCTTGATATCGAGGGTGCCGTGGCCGGCATTCGCCGGCTCGCCGAAGCCGGCTGCGAGATCGTTCGCGTCACCACGCCCTCCATGGCTCATGCCAAGGCCATGGGAGACATTCGTGCAGCCCTCAGGGCCCAGGGCTGCGGAGTCCCTTTGGTGGCGGACGTGCATCACAACGGCATTCGCATCGCCCTTGAAGTGGCCCAACACGTGGACAAGGTG
The sequence above is a segment of the Synechococcus sp. PROS-7-1 genome. Coding sequences within it:
- a CDS encoding putative selenate ABC transporter substrate-binding protein, which translates into the protein MSIRERGAAALLALSFCQWVAVLPSIAKPALRVGAIPDQNPERLNRLYGQLADELSDRLKVTVRYVPVSNYPAAVSAFRTGGLDLVWFGGLTGVQARLQTPGAKVLAQRDIDARFRSVFIANSSAGLQPIQSINGLASLRGKRFTFGSESSTSGRLMPQHFLAKAGVTPSQFSGGRAGFSGSHDATIALVQSGAYQAGALNEQVWTSALKQGRVNTDKVSVIWRTPEYVDYHWVARPDLDQRFGSGFTTRLQKAILAIQPSTPRQATILELFAAKRFIPADASQYKPIETVGRQLGKIR
- a CDS encoding pyridoxal phosphate-dependent aminotransferase, with translation MSRPLSLSSRAEALHPSLTLEINARAKALQQEGRDICSLSAGEPDFDTPDFIVEASIKALRNGITRYGPASGDPHLRELIAAKISDGNGIPTTPAQVLVTNGGKQAIYNLFQVLLNPGDEVLIPAPYWLSYPEMARLAGASPVAVPSSAADGFRLDLNALEAAITPASRVLVINSPGNPTGRVLSRDELLSIAELVRRHPRLVVMSDEIYENLLDDGVTHRSFASLAPDLQDRCFMVNGFAKGWAMTGWRLGYLSGPESVIKAASALQSQSTSNVCSFAQQGAVAALTGPRDCLQTMAESYNRRRSFLVSGLQAMSGITLVPPQGAFYAFPQLPDACGDSMSFCHRALEQEGLAIVPGAAFGDDRCVRVSCAVSRETITDGLARLARLLAVN
- a CDS encoding VOC family protein; protein product: MQDPKPTLSWVLAARDPQRLAAFYAGLLQTEARKGLAEHHWIVPLPEGGSLQIYTPSRRRPWPASGAVLAPCLQRVTSNNSLEDLRSWRDGVIALGGSSTEEPRQESFGAECWLKDPEGQRFLLLVIQAKEAPEEAM
- a CDS encoding uracil-DNA glycosylase, whose product is MLAERSRGSTLFAVGHPSKGGSRGGDVKGFDTLQNRCEACQRCDLAHHRQTVVVGRGNPRSDLMLIGEAPGADEDNLGLPFVGRSGRLLSELLKEADLDEDKDLYICNVIKCRPPQNRKPTLEEIRQCRPWLEEQLELVNPSLVLMAGATALKALLGIKSGISKLRGQWHEQEGRAFMPVFHPSYLLRFRSREAGSPQALTLQDLQEAKRRLSAQGG